From the Acidovorax sp. NCPPB 3576 genome, the window ATCGACCGCACCGTGAGGTGGGCCAGGAACACGCCCAGCAGCACCACGAGCGCGGCGATTCCCGCGCCGATCCAGTGGGCCTGCGCGCGCTGGCGGCGGCCCTCGGCCTTGGCCGCTTCGCGCTGCCCCTCCTGCTGCCCGATGAAGGCTTCCTGGGCCTGGATGTATTTGGCAACGGCGGGCAGCAAGGCGTCGTCCACCAGCTTGCGGGTAGTGTCGATGTCCGCACGGCCTTCCTGGGCCTGGGCGGTGATCTTGAGCACGCCGGCGCGCTCGGCCGCGACCCGTTCGAGCTGTGCCTTTTCCTCGGGGCTCACGGCCTGCTCGACGATCTTTTTCTGGATTTCGGTGATGGCGGCGATGTCCGCCTTGACCTGCGTCTTCATGCGCGCGCTCAGCACTTCGTCGGTGGCCACTGCGCTCACCACCACCCGCTCCACGGCCAGTTGCGTCATGCCCTTCCATCGCAGCGCCAACGAAATGCGGTCTTCATTGGCCTGCACCATGGCGGTGGTTTGTACATCGACGCGGGCCGTGTAGCTCACGAGCGCATAGACCAGCAGCAGCATTCCCCCCATGAGCCCAAGAATGATGAGCCACAGCTTGCGGCCGACGGAAAGGTTTTGAAAGTTCATGGAGCGTGGGAAAGAAAAGAAGGAAGTGCCGTGAAGGCACAGGGCCAAGCAGCGCATCGCCTCTCCCAGCGCGCACTCTTTCTTACATTTTGCATTCTTGTCTTGGTGTATTGCCAAGGGGTTTTCCGCATTCCGTGCAAGATTGCGACACATGGGACCACCTCCGGTCCTAGAATCGATCCGTGTCCATCCTTCTCAACGCCGATCTGCATTGCCATTCCGTGGTCTCCGACGGCACGCTCACGCCTGAAGAACTGGCGGCCCGGGCGCACGCCAACGGCGTTCAGCTGTGGGCATTGACAGACCACGACGAGATCGGCGGCCAGCACCGCGCCATCGCTGCCGCCGCATCCCACGGCCTGCCCTACCTGACCGGCGTGGAGATCTCGGTCACCTTCGCCGACACCACGGTGCACATCGTCGGCCTGGGGTTCGACCCGGACGACCGGCAGCTCAGCCAGGGCCTGGCCGCCACCCGCGGCGGGCGAGGCGAACGCGCGATGGAAATGTCGCGCCAGCTGGCACAGGTCGGCATCCGCGGTGCCTACGAAGGCGCGCTGCGCTACGTTGGCAACCCGGAACTCATCTCCCGCACGCACTTCGCGCGCTTTCTGGTCGAAACAGGCGTGTGCCGCGATACCTCCGAGGTGTTCCGCAAATACCTCACCGAAGGCAAGCCCGGCTACGTGCCGCACCACTGGGCAGCGCTCGGCGACGCGGTGCGCTGGATCAGCGAGGCCGGCGGCATGGCCGTCATCGCCCACCCGGCGCGCTACAAGTTCAGCGCGAACGCCGAGTACGCGCTGTTCACCGAATTCATCCAGCATGGCGGACGCGGCGTAGAGGTGGTGACCGGCAGCCATTCGGTGGCCGAGTACGGCGTGTATGCCGGCATGGCCACCGAATTCAAGCTCGCCGCATCGCGCGGCAGCGACTTCCACAGCCCGGACGAATCGCACACCGACCTGGGCGCCCTGCCCTCGCTGCCCGGCGCATTGACCCCCGTATGGGACCTGCTGGCAGACCGCATCCACACCGTCGCCTGAGGACCCTCCCTTGGCCCAGTATTTCGAAGTCCATCCCGACAACCCGCAGCCCCGGCTGCTCAAGCAGGGCGCCGCACTGTTGAAACAAGGCGCGGTGCTGGCCGTGCCCACCGACTCCAGCTACGCCCTTGTGTGCCAGCTCGACGACAAGACCGCCGTGGACCGCCTGCGCCGCATTCGCCAGGTGGACGAAAAGCACCACCTCACCCTGCTGTGCCGCGACCTGTCCGAGCTGGCCAACTACGCCCGCGTGGACAACCGGCAGTACCGCCTGCTCAAGCTGGCCACGCCCGGGCCCTATACCTTCATCCTGGACGCCACCAAGGAAGTGCCCCGCCGCGTGAGCCATCCGCAGCGCAAGACCATCGGCCTGCGCGTGCCGGACCGCAAGGGCCTGCAACTGCTGCTGGAACTGCACGGCGCGCCGCTCCTGGCCACCACCTTCATCGCGCCGGGCGAAACGCTGCCATTAAACGACCCGCGCGAGATCCGCGAGCGCTACGAGCACCAGATCGATGCCGTGGTCGATGCGGGCGCCTGCCCGCTGGAGCCGACCACCGTGGTGGACCTGACCGACATGTACGACGGCGGCGAACCCCGGGTGGTGCGCGAGGGCCGCGGCAGCCTGCAGGCGCTGGGCCTCTGACGCGAAACCGGCGCGCCGCCGGGCCCCTCAGGCCGGCAGGCGCAGCGCGGACGTGGTGTGATGGCCGGGCGAGCCCACCAGGGCGGGCGCGTCGTCATCGTCCAGCTTGAACGCAC encodes:
- a CDS encoding 3',5'-nucleoside bisphosphate phosphatase; this translates as MSILLNADLHCHSVVSDGTLTPEELAARAHANGVQLWALTDHDEIGGQHRAIAAAASHGLPYLTGVEISVTFADTTVHIVGLGFDPDDRQLSQGLAATRGGRGERAMEMSRQLAQVGIRGAYEGALRYVGNPELISRTHFARFLVETGVCRDTSEVFRKYLTEGKPGYVPHHWAALGDAVRWISEAGGMAVIAHPARYKFSANAEYALFTEFIQHGGRGVEVVTGSHSVAEYGVYAGMATEFKLAASRGSDFHSPDESHTDLGALPSLPGALTPVWDLLADRIHTVA
- a CDS encoding L-threonylcarbamoyladenylate synthase translates to MAQYFEVHPDNPQPRLLKQGAALLKQGAVLAVPTDSSYALVCQLDDKTAVDRLRRIRQVDEKHHLTLLCRDLSELANYARVDNRQYRLLKLATPGPYTFILDATKEVPRRVSHPQRKTIGLRVPDRKGLQLLLELHGAPLLATTFIAPGETLPLNDPREIRERYEHQIDAVVDAGACPLEPTTVVDLTDMYDGGEPRVVREGRGSLQALGL